A DNA window from Camelina sativa cultivar DH55 chromosome 17, Cs, whole genome shotgun sequence contains the following coding sequences:
- the LOC104754592 gene encoding auxin-responsive protein IAA12-like: MNSLVNNQAMKAARSEEEEEDGKKKVVKNDELKDVSVKVNGKVQGLGFVKVNMDGVGIGRKVDMRSHSSYENLAQTLEEMFFGMTGTTCREKAKPLRLLDGSSDCVLTYEDKEGDWMLVGDVPWRMFINSVKRLRIMGTSEANGLAPRQQEQKKERRPV, encoded by the exons ATGAACAGTTTGGTTAATAACCAAGCTATGAAGGCGGCTAgatccgaagaagaagaagaagatgggaagaAGAAAGTGGTGAAGAATGATGAGCTCAAAGATGTGTCAGTGAAGGTGAATGGGAAAGttcagggtttagggtttgttaaGGTGAATATGGATGGTGTTGGTATAGGCAGAAAAGTGGATATGAGATCTCATTCGTCTTACGAAAACTTGGCTCAGACGCTTGAGGAAATGTTCTTCGGAATGACAG GTACAACTTGTCGAGAAAAGGCTAAACCACTAAGGCTTTTAGATGGATCTTCAGACTGTGTACTTACTTATGAGGATAAGGAAGGAGATTGGATGCTTGTGGGAGATGTTCCGTGGAG aatgtttaTCAACTCGGTGAAAAGGCTGCGGATCATGGGAACCTCAGAAGCTAATGGACTTG CACCAAGACAGCAAGAACAGAAGAAGGAGAGACGCCCTGTTTAG
- the LOC104754595 gene encoding probable folate-biopterin transporter 8, chloroplastic isoform X1 produces the protein MINPLLSIQNSPTKFLKPPLSFVSRQQQQQQEERQRKNNTLFTVDTKPRRAKTFACLSISRRRNNDGGGVSESGETAVGFEQVGGKKAISILCGLGYWVQGSRCFPWLALNFHMVHTLALQPSTLQLVQYSCLLPMVAKPLYGVLSDVLYIGSGRRVPYISIGAFLQVLAWGSMGIFQGAREVLPSLIAFVLLSNLGASITEVAKDALVAEYGLRYRINGLQSYALMASAAGGVLGNLLGGYLLLTAPPKFSFLVFSGLLALQLVVSLSSKEESFDLPRIVETSSVLDSVKKSLSNLTQAIQADEISQPLIWAAVSIAMVPLLSGSVFCYQTQVLNLEPSVIGSSKVIGQMMLLGLTVVYDRYLKTLPMRPLMYIIQLSYGLSILLDFILVKQINLRLGISNEVYVLCFSSLAEILAQFKILPFAVRLASMCPRGCEGSVTSFLASALCLSQIVSAFLGVGLANLIGITSSNYSNLSSGILVQSLAALIPLCFLHFVPMSEPVIEKEGKRGVSKRNRRNRRVGRVVDKGNVAYRRERESEEAQR, from the exons ATGATAAATCCATTGTTATCAATCCAAAACTCCCCAACCAAGTTCTTGAAACCACCACTTTCGTTCGTTagcagacaacaacaacaacaacaagaagagagGCAGAGGAAGAACAATACCCTTTTCACGGTGGATACCAAACCAAGAAGAGCGAAGACATTCGCGTGTCTCTCcataagcagaagaagaaacaacgaTGGTGGTGGTGTCTCTGAATCTGGAGAAACGGCGGTGGGGTTTGAACAAGTGGGTGGTAAAAAAGCAATCTCGATCTTGTGTGGGTTAGGTTATTGGGTACAAGGGTCAAGATGTTTCCCATGGCTTGCACTTAACTTCCATATGGTTCACACCCTCGCACTCCAACCATCCACGCTTCAGCTTGTGCAATACTCTTGCCTTCTTCCCATGGTCGCTAAACCTCTCTACGGTGTTCTCTCAGATGTTCTTTACATCGGAAGTGGTCGTCGAGTTCCTTACATCTCCATTGGAG CTTTTCTGCAGGTCTTAGCATGGGGTTCAATGGGAATATTCCAAGGAGCTAGAGAAGTCCTTCCTTCTCTCATTGCGTTTGTCCTGCTAAGTAACCTTGGAGCATCCATCACCGAGGTTGCAAAAGACGCTCTTGTTGCGGAATATGGTCTGAGATACCGAATCAACGGTCTCCAGTCTTATGCACTCATGGCTTCAGCAGCTGGTGGAGTCCTTGGAAACTTACTTGGAGGATATCTCTTACTCACAGCACCTCCAAAGTTCTCCTTTCTTGTTTTCAGTGGTTTGTTGGCTCTGCAGCTCGTTGTTTCTTTATCTTCCAAAGAAGAATCTTTCGACTTACCACGGATAGTAGAGACAAGCTCGGTTTTAGATAGTGTAAAGAAATCGTTATCAAATCTGACGCAAGCGATTCAGGCGGATGAGATCTCTCAGCCTTTGATTTGGGCAGCAGTATCCATTGCCATGGTCCCTCTTCTCTCAGGTTCAGTCTTCTGTTACCAAACTCAAGTTCTAAATCTAGAGCCTTCTGTTATTGGATCGTCGAAAGTTATTGGACAGATGATGCTTCTCGGTCTAACCGTGGTCTATGATCGATACTTGAAGACACTTCCCATGAGACCACTGATGTATATCATCCAACTCTCATACGGTTTGTCCATTCTCCTCGACTTCATCTTGGTGAAGCAAATAAATCTACGGTTGGGAATCTCCAACGAGGTTTACGTGCTGTGTTTTTCAAGCTTAGCAGAGATCCTAGCACAGTTCAAGATCCTTCCCTTTGCAGTCAGATTAGCCAGTATGTGTCCACGAGGGTGTGAAGGATCAGTCACATCATTTCTTGCTTCAGCTCTGTGTCTATCACAGATAGTTAGCGCATTCTTAGGCGTGGGGTTGGCTAATCTGATTGGTATAACGTCAAGTAACTATTCAAACTTATCTTCAGGGATTCTCGTACAGTCTCTAGCAGCTTTGATACCTTTGTGTTTCCTACACTTTGTTCCAATGTCGGAACCTGTGATTGAGAAAGAAGGCAAGAGAGGTGTAAGTAAAAGAAACAGGAGAAACAGACGTGTTGGGAGAGTAGTAGATAAAGGAAACGTTGCTTATCGACGGGAAAGAGAATCAGAAGAAGCACAAAGATAG
- the LOC104754594 gene encoding uncharacterized protein LOC104754594, translating into MATTVGRNIAAPLLFLNLVMYLIVLGFASWCVNRYINGQTHHPSFGGNGATPLFLTFSLLAAVIGITSKLAGANHIRFWRNDSLAAAGSTSIVAWAVTALAMGLACKQINIGGWRGWRLKMIEAFIIILTFTQLLYLMLIHAGSLSSKYGPGYRDQDYATGQGHGHVPHTAGEHKAGVGTTMAV; encoded by the exons ATGGCGACGACAGTGGGAAGAAACATAGCAGCACCATTGCTGTTCTTGAATCTGGTTATGTACCTGATTGTGCTTGGTTTTGCAAGTTGGTGTGTCAATAGATACATCAACGGCCAAACCCACCACCCaa GTTTTGGAGGCAACGGAGCAACGCCGTTGTTCTTGACGTTTTCTCTATTGGCGGCGGTGATAGGGATAACATCGAAGTTGGCCGGAGCTAATCATATTAGGTTTTGGAGAAACGATAGTCTCGCCGCTGCCGGGTCTACTTCCATCGTTGCATGGGCCGTCACAGCTCTTGCCATGGG GTTGGCATGCAAGCAAATAAACATAGGAGGGTGGAGAGGATGGAGATTGAAGATGATTGAAGCCTTCATTATAATCTTGACGTTCACGCAGCTGCTCTACCTCATGTTGATCCATGCCGGTTCACTTAGCAGCAAATATGGTCCCGGCTACAGAGACCAAGACTATGCTACAGGCCAAGGTCATGGTCATGTACCACACACTGCTGGCGAGCACAAGGCTGGTGTTGGAACTACTATGGCCGTTTAA
- the LOC104754596 gene encoding benzaldehyde dehydrogenase (NAD(+))-like, with product MAGEDLVFAVNGEKFEVLSVNPSTTLLEFLRSNTCFKSVKLSCGEGGCGACIVILSKYDPVLDHVEEYSINSCLTLLCSINGCSITTSEGLGNTEKGFHPIHKRFAGFHASQCGFCTPGMCISLYSALSNVHNSKSSHSSPECLTALAAEKSIAGNLCRCTGYRPIADACKSFAADVDIEDLGFNSFWRKGESREEKLKKLPPYNPDKDLVTFPEFLKEKIKCQYNVLDQTRYHWSTPVSVAELQEILATTNPGGDRGLLKLVVGNTGTGYYKEEKRYARYIDISHIPEMSMIKKDDRGIEIGAVVTISKVIDALMEENSSAYVFKKIGVHMEKVANHFIRNSGSIGGNLVMAQSKNFPSDITTLLLAADASVYMINAGRHEKLRMGEYLVAPPILDTKTVLLKVHIPSWIASSTTGLLFETYRAALRPIGSALPYINAAFLAVVSRDASSRGIIVDKCRLAFGSYGGYHSIRAREVEDFLTGKILSHGVLYEAVRLLKGIIVPSIETSYPEYKKSLAVGFLFDFLYPLIESGCWDSERKHVDGHVDPTICPPLLSSAQQVFESKKYHPVGEAIIKFGAEMQASGEAVYVDDIPSLPHCLHGAFIYSTKPLARINKVGFGGNVAPIGVLAIITFKDIPQLGQNVGYITMFGTGPLFADEVTISAGQIIALVVADTQKHADMAANLAVVEYDSKNIGTPVLSVEDAVKRSSLFEVPPQYHPEPVGDVSKGIAEADRKIRSVELRLGSQYFFYMETQTTLALPDEDNCLVVYSSTQAPEYTQSVIATCLGIPEHNVRVITRRVGGGFGGKAIKSMPVATACALAAQKLQRPVKIYLNRKTDMIMTGGRHPMKITYSVGFRCDGKVTALELCILIDAGIDVDVSPILPLNIMNSLRKYDWGALSFDIKVCKTNLPSRTSLRAPGEVQGSYIAESIIENLASSLNMDVDVVRRINLHTYESLRKFYKQDAGEPDEYTLPLLWDKLEISADFRRRAESVKEFNLCNVWRKRGISRVPIIHLVGHRPTPGKVSILSDGSVAVEVAGIEVGQGLLTKVQQMVAYGLGMIKCDGSEDLLERIRLLQTDTLSMSQSSYTAGSTTSENCCEAVRLCCGILVERLKPTMNQILENARSVTWDMLIQQAYAQSVDLSARTFYKPESSSAEYLNYGVGASEVEVDLVTGRTEIIRSDIIYDCGKSLNPAVDLGQIEGAFVQGIGFFMYEEYTTDENGLVNEEGTWDYKIPTIDTIPKQFNVQILNSGHHKNRILSSKASGEPPLLVAASVHSATRSAIREARKQYLSWKCIDGDHRKDISDIGFELPVPAIMPVVKQLCGLESVEKYLEWKTYP from the exons ATGGCGGGTGAAGATTTGGTGTTTGCTGTTAATGGAGAGAAATTTGAAGTCTTGTCAGTTAATCCTTCTACGACTTTACTCGAGTTCTTGCGCTCCAACACTTGCTTTAAGAGTGTCAAGCTCAGCTGTGGTGAAG GGGGTTGTGGTGCTTGCATCGTGATTCTATCAAAATATGATCCTGTGTTAGACCACGTCGAGGAATATTCTATAAACTCTTGCCTGACCCTTCTTTGTAGCATAAATGGGTGTTCCATAACCACATCTGAGGGACTCGGGAACACAGAAAAAGGGTTCCACCCAATTCACAAGAGATTTGCGGGGTTTCATGCCTCTCAATGTGGTTTCTGTACCCCGGGGATGTGCATTTCTCTCTACTCCGCTCTTTCAAACGTCCATAACTCCAAAAGCTCACACTCTTCTCCAGAATGCCTTACTGCTCTTGCAGCAGAGAAGTCCATCGCTGGAAATCTTTGTCGCTGCACCGGGTATCGTCCCATTGCTGATGCTTGCAAGAGTTTTGCTGCCGATGTCGATATAGAGGATTTGGGTTTCAACTCTTTTTGGAGGAAAGGTgaaagcagagaagagaagTTAAAGAAATTGCCTCCTTACAACCCTGATAAAGATCTTGTCACTTTTCCAGAATTCTTGAAGGAAAAGATAAAGTGTCAATATAATGTTTTGGATCAGACAAGGTATCATTGGAGCACTCCTGTTAGCGTTGCAGAGCTTCAAGAAATACTGGCAACAACCAACCCCGGCGGTGATAGAGGTTTGCTAAAATTAGTTGTTGGCAACACAGGAACAGGTTACTACAAAGAAGAGAAACGATATGCTAGATATATTGATATTAGCCACATTCCAGAGATGTCAATGATCAAGAAAGATGACAGAGGAATTGAAATTGGAGCAGTTGTTACCATATCTAAAGTTATTGATGCTTTGATGGAGGAAAATTCATCTGCTTATGTTTTCAAGAAAATAGGTGTCCACATGGAGAAGGTGGCCAACCATTTTATCAGAAACTCAGGGAGTATCGGTGGTAATCTAGTGATGGCACAGAGCAAAAATTTTCCTTCCGACATAACCACACTTTTGCTCGCTGCAGATGCGTCTGTGTATATGATAAATGCAGGGAGACACGAGAAGCTTAGGATGGGAGAGTATCTTGTGGCGCCTCCAATATTAGACACTAAAACTGTTCTTTTAAAGGTTCACATTCCTAGCTGGATTGCTTCTTCCACAACTGGTTTGCTTTTTGAAACCTATCGAGCTGCACTTCGCCCTATTGGAAGTGCATTGCCTTATATCAACGCTGCTTTCTTAGCAGTAGTCTCTCGCGATGCATCATCAAGAGGCATCATTGTGGATAAATGCCGGTTGGCATTTGGTTCTTATGGTGGGTATCATTCCATCAGGGCGAGGGAAGTTGAAGATTTCTTGACGGGTAAAATACTCAGCCACGGTGTTTTGTATGAAGCTGTGAGGTTACTTAAAGGGATCATAGTGCCCAGCATAGAGACCTCATACCCTGAGTATAAGAAAAGCTTGGCCGTTgggtttctctttgattttctcTATCCTCTGATCGAGAGTGGCTGTTGGGATTCAGAAAGAAAACATGTTGATGGACACGTCGATCCAACAATATGTCCACCTTTGCTGTCATCTGCACAGCAGgtgtttgaaagtaaaaaatatcaCCCTGTTGGTGAAGCCATTATCAAATTTGGAGCTGAAATGCAGGCTTCTG GTGAAGCTGTTTACGTTGATGATATTCCATCCTTACCCCATTGTCTACATGGAGCATTCATTTATAGCACAAAGCCATTGGCTCGGATAAACAAAGTTGGTTTTGGAGGGAATGTGGCACCAATTGGAGTTTTGGCAATTATTACTTTCAAGGATATTCCTCAACTAGGGCAAAACGTTGGTTACATTACTATGTTTGGCACAGGGCCTCTATTTGCAGATGAAGTTACTATATCTGCCGGACAAATAATTGCTCTTGTG GTTGCAGACACACAAAAACATGCAGATATGGCAGCAAATCTTGCAGTAGTTGAGTACGATTCAAAGAATATAGGAACACCAGTATTATCTGTGGAGGATGCAGTCAAAAGGTCCAGCCTTTTTGAGGTTCCTCCCCAATATCACCCCGAACCCGTTGGCGACGTTTCGAAAGGAATAGCTGAAGCTGATCGCAAGATACGCTCAGTAGAA TTGAGACTCGGGTCACAGTACTTCTTCTATATGGAGACACAAACGACACTTGCCTTGCCAGACGAAGACAATTGTCTAGTGGTTTACAGTTCAACACAAGCCCCCGAGTACACACAATCAGTGATTGCTACATGTCTTGGCATCCCAGAGCATAACGTGCGAGTCATCACCAGAAGAGTCGGAGGTGGCTTTGGTGGAAAAGCTATTAAATCTATGCCT GTTGCGACAGCTTGTGCGCTTGCTGCACAAAAATTGCAGCGTCCTGTAAAGATATACCTCAACCGTAAAACTGATATGATAATGACTGGAGGGAGGCATCCCATGAAAATAACTTACAGTGTAGGTTTCAGATGTGATGGTAAAGTCACTGCACTAGAGCTATGTATTTTAATAGATGCAGGGATAGATGTGGATGTAAGTCCAATACTGCCATTGAATATAATGAATTCCTTGAGGAAATATGACTGGGGTGCATTGTCATTTGATATCAAAGTGTGTAAGACAAACCTTCCAAGCAGAACATCTTTGAGGGCACCCGGTGAGGTACAAGGTTCATACATTGCTGAATCCATTATTGAGAATTTAGCATCTTCCCTGAACATGGACGTGGATGTTGTGAGAAGGATAAATCTTCATACTTACGAAAGCCTCAGAAAGTTCTATAAGCAAGATGCTGGTGAGCCTGATGAATATACTTTGCCTTTATTATGGGACAAATTGGAGATATCTGCAGATTTCAGGCGAAGAGCTGAATCGGTGAAAGAGTTTAACCTTTGTAATGTATGGCGCAAAAGGGGGATTTCTCGAGTACCCATCATCCATCTAGTTGGCCATAGGCCAACTCCAGGAAAAGTAAGCATTTTGAGTGATGGTTCGGTTGCGGTTGAGGTTGCAGGTATTGAGGTGGGGCAAGGGTTATTGACAAAGGTACAACAGATGGTTGCTTATGGTCTTGGTATGATTAAATGCGACGGAAGTGAAGATCTGCTTGAAAGAATACGGCTTCTTCAGACTGACACACTCAGTATGTCTCAAAGCAGTTACACTGCGGGTAGCACAACCTCCGAGAACTGTTGTGAAGCAGTGAGGCTTTGCTGTGGTATCTTGGTGGAGAGGCTGAAACCTACCATGAATCAGATTCTTGAGAATGCTCGATCCGTGACGTGGGACATGCTCATTCAACAG GCATATGCTCAATCTGTGGACTTATCAGCTCGAACCTTTTATAAGCCAGAGTCCTCTTCCGCAGAATACCTCAACTATGGAGTTGGAGCCAGTGAG GTGGAAGTAGACCTTGTGACAGGTAGAACAGAAATTATAAGATCAGATATTATCTACGACTGTGGAAAAAGCCTTAACCCTGCTGTTGATTTAGGACAG ATTGAAGGAGCGTTTGTTCAAGGAATAGGGTTTTTCATGTATGAGGAGTACACAACAGATGAAAACGGACTTGTGAATGAAGAAGGCACATGGGACTACAAAATCCCGACGATAGACACAATTCCCAAACAGTTCAACGTTCAGATTCTCAACAGTGGTCATCACAAGAACCGCATTCTCTCCTCTAAAG CTTCAGGTGAGCCTCCGTTGCTTGTGGCGGCTTCTGTGCACTCTGCAACAAGATCAGCCATTAGAGAAGCTCGAAAACAGTACCTTTCATGGAAGTGCATTGATGGTGATCATCGTAAAGACATATCTGATATTGGTTTTGAGTTGCCGGTTCCAGCGATTATGCCAGTAGTGAAGCAGCTTTGTGGCCTTGAAAGCGTAGAGAAGTACTTAGAATGGAAAACATATCCTTAA
- the LOC104754595 gene encoding probable folate-biopterin transporter 8, chloroplastic isoform X2 codes for MFFTSEVVVEFLTSPLEVLAWGSMGIFQGAREVLPSLIAFVLLSNLGASITEVAKDALVAEYGLRYRINGLQSYALMASAAGGVLGNLLGGYLLLTAPPKFSFLVFSGLLALQLVVSLSSKEESFDLPRIVETSSVLDSVKKSLSNLTQAIQADEISQPLIWAAVSIAMVPLLSGSVFCYQTQVLNLEPSVIGSSKVIGQMMLLGLTVVYDRYLKTLPMRPLMYIIQLSYGLSILLDFILVKQINLRLGISNEVYVLCFSSLAEILAQFKILPFAVRLASMCPRGCEGSVTSFLASALCLSQIVSAFLGVGLANLIGITSSNYSNLSSGILVQSLAALIPLCFLHFVPMSEPVIEKEGKRGVSKRNRRNRRVGRVVDKGNVAYRRERESEEAQR; via the exons ATGTTCTTTACATCGGAAGTGGTCGTCGAGTTCCTTACATCTCCATTGGAG GTCTTAGCATGGGGTTCAATGGGAATATTCCAAGGAGCTAGAGAAGTCCTTCCTTCTCTCATTGCGTTTGTCCTGCTAAGTAACCTTGGAGCATCCATCACCGAGGTTGCAAAAGACGCTCTTGTTGCGGAATATGGTCTGAGATACCGAATCAACGGTCTCCAGTCTTATGCACTCATGGCTTCAGCAGCTGGTGGAGTCCTTGGAAACTTACTTGGAGGATATCTCTTACTCACAGCACCTCCAAAGTTCTCCTTTCTTGTTTTCAGTGGTTTGTTGGCTCTGCAGCTCGTTGTTTCTTTATCTTCCAAAGAAGAATCTTTCGACTTACCACGGATAGTAGAGACAAGCTCGGTTTTAGATAGTGTAAAGAAATCGTTATCAAATCTGACGCAAGCGATTCAGGCGGATGAGATCTCTCAGCCTTTGATTTGGGCAGCAGTATCCATTGCCATGGTCCCTCTTCTCTCAGGTTCAGTCTTCTGTTACCAAACTCAAGTTCTAAATCTAGAGCCTTCTGTTATTGGATCGTCGAAAGTTATTGGACAGATGATGCTTCTCGGTCTAACCGTGGTCTATGATCGATACTTGAAGACACTTCCCATGAGACCACTGATGTATATCATCCAACTCTCATACGGTTTGTCCATTCTCCTCGACTTCATCTTGGTGAAGCAAATAAATCTACGGTTGGGAATCTCCAACGAGGTTTACGTGCTGTGTTTTTCAAGCTTAGCAGAGATCCTAGCACAGTTCAAGATCCTTCCCTTTGCAGTCAGATTAGCCAGTATGTGTCCACGAGGGTGTGAAGGATCAGTCACATCATTTCTTGCTTCAGCTCTGTGTCTATCACAGATAGTTAGCGCATTCTTAGGCGTGGGGTTGGCTAATCTGATTGGTATAACGTCAAGTAACTATTCAAACTTATCTTCAGGGATTCTCGTACAGTCTCTAGCAGCTTTGATACCTTTGTGTTTCCTACACTTTGTTCCAATGTCGGAACCTGTGATTGAGAAAGAAGGCAAGAGAGGTGTAAGTAAAAGAAACAGGAGAAACAGACGTGTTGGGAGAGTAGTAGATAAAGGAAACGTTGCTTATCGACGGGAAAGAGAATCAGAAGAAGCACAAAGATAG
- the LOC104754593 gene encoding uncharacterized protein LOC104754593 — MDHHHHHHNQWRMRFSFKNATIALTVVNVLIFLFLLQGFFTSSSSSSSSSRRIVSAQLRYIKEAEEIRLKMQPLELIKRVREIEQEASAGQETEQQKDVKQTTAVDLSKRLKDFRALNDASSLKALEEWRKRKMERARQRDLEKTGGASSIKT, encoded by the exons atggatcatcatcatcatcatcacaatcaaTGGCGTATGAGGTTCTCGTTCAAGAACGCCACAATTGCTCTCACTGTCGTCAACGttctcatcttcctctttctccttcAGGGCTTTttcacttcctcctcctcctcttcttcttcctctcgccggATCGTTTCAG CTCAGCTTCGGTACATCAAGGAAGCTGAAGAGATTAGGCTCAAGATGCAACCTTTAGAGCTCATCAAAAGA GTTCGAGAAATTGAACAGGAAGCATCCGCGGGACAAGAAACCGAGCAGCAGAAAGATGTGAAGCAGACTACAGCTGTTGATCTCTCTAAACGCCTCAAAGACTTCCGTGCGCTAAACGATGCATCAAGCTTGAAAG CCTTGGAAGAATGGCGAAAGCGGAAAATGGAACGAGCTAGACAACGGGATCTTGAGAAAACCGGAGGAGCTTCGTCCATCAAAACATAA